DNA from Kitasatospora herbaricolor:
GCGCCGGCCGGCGGCTGGGAGAGCTTCCTCGGCGCGGCCGGCTGAGGCCGGGCGACGCCGGCCCGGGCGCCGTGGGCGGTGCGGGCACGGCGGCGGGGCCGGGCCGCTACCGCGCGGCCAGGCCCAGGGCGTAGTCGAGCCAGAACTGGCCCGCGCCGGGCTCGCCCCGCCCGCAGTCGCCGTCCGACTCGCCCGGGATCTTCACCCAGAGGTAGGCGTCCACCCCCGGGCGGCCGGTCCGCTCGGTGGGCGTCTCGCCGACCGCCCGCCCCGGCGGGTTGCACCAGGCACCGCTGCCCAGCGGGCCCCTGCCGTTGCGGCTGGTGTCGATGACGAAGTGCTTGCCGCCGAGCGCGGCCGACAGCCCGGCACCGTACGAGGCGCTCTGCTCGGTGCCGTAGAAGTTGGCGACGTTGACCGCGAAGCCGTCCGCCTGCCCGATCCCGGACCGGTTCAGCGCGTCCACCAGCGCGGTGCGGTCCTGCGCCCAGCCCGCGTTGCCCGCGTCCAGGTACACCCGCACCCGGGGATGCCGCTTGAGCTCCGCCACCGCGTAGGCCAGCAGCGCGTACCGCTCCGCGACGTCGGTGCCCTTGGGGCCGCACCCGTCCAGGGCGTGCGGCACGGCGTCCGGCTCCAGCACCACCCAGGCCCGGCGGTCGGCCAGTCCGGCCGAGAGCGCGTCCACCCAGGCCCGGTAGGACGCCGCGTCGGGGGCGCCGCCGGCCGCGAAGCTGCCGCAGTCGCGCTGCGGGATGTTGTAGGCGACGAACAGGGCGGTGCGGCCCGCGGCGGTCGCCGCGCGGCTCAGCTCCTCCACGGCCGCCCGGTCGTCCCCGCCCACCAGCCAGTGCGCGGACGGCGCGCCGGCCAGCCGGGCGATCGCCTCGGCCTCCGCCGTGCGGCCCTGCGCGCGCAGTTCGGTGAACCGGCGGGCCGCGGCCGTCCGGTCGGAGACGTAGAAGCTCTGGCCGTCCGGCTGGTGCAGGGTGCCGGTGCCTGTGCCGGGCGTACCGGCGGGCGCCGGGGGCGGTGCGGCCGGCGCGGCGACCGGCGCCGCCTCGCAGGCCGCCAGGCCGGCGGCCAGCAGCAGCGGGAGAGCGCCCACGACGGGTGCGCGCAGCAGGCCCCGCCATCCGGCGTGCAGCAAAACGGCCCCTCCCCCGTCCCCGTGGTCGATCAAGTCTCCCACGGCGGCGGGACGAGGCCGCGGGCCCCGGGGAGCTGCCGCGGGGTGACGGGCACTGCGCCGCCACCCCCTCGGCGGCGGTGCTCAGCCGGCCTTGACGTCCGGCACCCGCCAGTCGATCGGGTCGACGCCGAAGCCCTCCAGCGCCTGGTTGATCTGCGAGAACGGACGGCTGCCGAAGAACAGCTTCGCGGACAGCGGCGAGGGGTGCGCCCCCTGCACCACCACGTGCCGCGAGGTGTCGATCAGCGGCAGCTTCTTCTTCGCGTAGTTGCCCCAGAGCACGAAGACGACCGGCTCCTCGCGGTCGCTGACCGCCTTGATCACGGCGTCGGTGAACTTCTCCCAGCCCTTGGCCTTGTGCGAGTTGGGCTCGTGCGCGCGGACCGTGAGCACCGCGTTGAGCAGCAGCACGCCCTGCTCGGCCCAGCTCATCAGGTAGCCGTTGTCGGGGGCCGGGACGCCGAGGTCGGCGTCCAGCTCCTTGAAGATGTTGCGCAGCGACGGCGGGGTCTTCACGCCCGGCAGGACGGAGAAGCTCATGCCGTGCGCCTGGTTGTCGTCGTGGTACGGGTCCTGCCCGAGGACGAGCACCCGGACCTTGTCGTACGGCGTCGCGTCCAGCGCCGAGAACTCCTGGCCGGCCGGGGGGAAGACCTGGTGCTCGGCCCGCTGGGCCGCCACGAAGGCCGCCAGCTCGGCGAAGTACGGCTTGCCGGCCTCGTCGGCCAGCACCCCGCGCCAGGACTCCGGCAGTTCCAACCCCGCACCCACGCCGGCCTCGACAGTGTCCGTCACGACTTCAACCTCCCACCAGGCGGCGGCACACGGCCGCGCCACCCCGACCTAGGCGTACCGGGCGCCGCCCGGTACGTCCTTCTTCCACCCCGAACGCTACACAGCCGCACCGACAACGCCCGCCTCAGCGCGGCTCGGGCACCGCGCGGGCCGGCTCCGCGCGCTCCGCCGCCGCGACCGCGGCCGCCCGCCGCACCCGCAGGTGCTCGACCGCGTTCAGCGCGACCAGCAGGGCGGCCAGCGCCAGCAGCGCGGCGAGCGCGGGCAGCCGCATCACCACCGGCACCAGGACGAACACCAGGCCGGCGGCGGCGATCCGGGTGCCGGACACCTTCCGGAACATCATCCAGCGGGTGTAGCCGAAGGTCAGCAGGTACAGGCCGCAGCCCCCGCAGAGCAGTCCGGCGGCGCCGCCGCCGAGCGCCTGTCCCGGGTGGGCGACCGTCTCGCCGAACCCGACCGCGACGGCGATCACCCCGGCGAGCAGGCTCAGGTGCCCGTACTGGAAGACCCGCCGGATGACGTCCCGGCGGGACTCGGCGACCGTGACGGCGTGCCGCATCGCGTCCGCCGCGTAGACGAAGTACTGCCACCACAGGCCGCAGGAGATGGTGAACGCCGCCGCCACCGCGAGCAGTTCGGCCGCGTCCAGGGCCACCCCGGCGGCCGCCGCACCGGTGCCGACGATCGACTCGCCGAGCGCGACCAGCAGGAACAGGCCGAACCGCTCCGGCATGTGGGCCGGGTGGTACGCCACCTTGGCCGGCCGGCGGCGCAGAAGCACCGGCGCGGACAGGTCGCAGAGCGCCGCCAGCGACCAGAGCAGCAGCCGCGGGCCGCCGTCCAGCAGGCCGCCCGCGAGCAGCAGCGGGCCGCTCACCAGGGCGCCGATCCCGTACGGCCCGCGCAGCACGCCGGGCATCCGGGCCAGCATCCCGAGCAGCACCAGCCGCGCCGCCCAGTACGCCCCGCCGAGGAGCAGCCCCCGGCGGCCGTAGGCGCCCGGCAGCGCCAACGCCATGAACAGCCCGGCCAGGCCGACGGCGAAGATGCCGAGCCGGTCGCGGACGTTGTCCACGTCCCGGATGTTGGCCTGCACGGTGGTGCCGACCCAGCACCAGTACACCGGGACGAAGACCACCAGCGCCCGCGCGACGCCCGCCCAGTCGTGGTGGTGGTGCAGCAGCGCGGAGACCTGGGTGATCGCGAAGACGAACACCAGGTCGAAGTAGAGCTCCGCCCAGGTGACCCGCTTCTCCGCGGCGCCCCCGGGCTCGCCGCCGGCCGGCTCCGGCGCTCCGGCCGCCTCGGCCCGCGGCGGTCCCGCCTTCGGAAGACTCATGATCCCTTCCCCCCTCAAGGAACGGCGGGCCCCGCCCCGCGGCCGGCAGCCGTGGAGCGGGGCCCGTTCAGACGTCGGCCGCCAGGGCCTGTCCGGCAGATCCTGCCGGGCGGCCCTAGATCATCTCGATCAGGTCGGCGATGGACTTGACCACCCGGGTCGGCCGGTACGGGAAGCGCTCCACGTCGGCCGCGGCGGTGAGGCCGGTCAGCACCAGGATGGTCTCCATGCCGGCCTCCATGCCGGCGACGATGTCGGTGTCCATCCGGTCGCCGATCATCACGGCGGTCTCCGAGTGGGCACCGGCGCTGTTCAGGGCCTCGCGCATCATCAGCGGGTTGGGCTTGCCGACGAAGTACGGGTCGACGCCGGTCGCCTTGGTGATCAGCGCGGCGACCGAGCCGGTGGCCGGCAGCACCCCCTCGGTGGAGGGGCCGGTCTCGTCCGGGTTGGTGCAGATGAACCGGGCACCGGCGTTGATCAGACGGATCGCCTTGGTGAGGGCCTCGAAGCTGTAGGTGCGGGTCTCGCCCAGCACCACGTAGTCCGGGTTGTTGTCGGTCAGCACGTAACCGGCCTGGTAGAGCGCGGTGGTGAGGCCGGCCTCGCCGATGACGTACGCGGTGCCGCCCGGGCGCTGGCCCTTGAGGAACTTCGCGGTGGCGAGCGCGGACGTCCAGATCCGCTCCTCCGGCACGTTCAGGCCCATGCCGGCCAGGCGGGCGCTGAGGTCACGCGGCGTGTAGATGGAGTTGTTGGTGAGGACCAGGAACGGCTTGCCGGACTCCTGCAGCCGGCGGAGGAACTCCTCCGCGCCGGGGATCGGCGTGCCCTCGTGGATGAGGACACCGTCCATGTCGGTCAGCCAGGACTCGATGGGCTTGCGGTCTGCCACGTGCGTGTCTCCCGAAGTCTTGCGATGGTCGTACGAAACGAGCTGCGCAACGTCTCCGGTGCGCGCCCCACCCGCCCGGACTCCCGCAGGGAACACCGGGCGACCGGGGGTACTGCTGGCTGCCCCAACGGGGCACAGCCTAATCCGCACACCTGCCCGACGGCAGCACTGCCCGCCCACCGGACTTCGGGGCCCGCCCGCACGGCCCCCTCAACGACTCCTTAAGCCGCCCCTAACCGCACTGATGACGCCTCGGTACGGCCGTCCGACGGGGCTAGCGTGAGGCACCGAACCCTCACCCAGCTCCTCAGAAGGAGTCCCCCACCCATGCTCAAGCGCCGCCTGACCACCGTTCTCCTCACCCTCGCCGGCTGCGCCCTGGCCGGCACCGCCGCAGCCCCGGAGGCCGTCGCGCACGGCTCCATGCAGAACCCGCTCAGCCGGGTCGAGGGCTGCTACCTGGAGGGTGCCGAGAACCCGAAGTCGGCCGCCTGCAAGGCCGCCGTCGCGGCCGGCGGCACGGCGGCGCTCTACGACTGGATGAGCCTGCGGATCGGCGACGCCGCCGGGCAGCACCGGGGACGGATCCCCGACGGCAAGCTCTGCAGCGCCGGCAACGAGATGTACAAGGGGATGGACCTGGCCCGCGCCGACTGGCCGGCCACCAACCTCACCCCGGGCAGCGACTTCACCTTCAGGTTCCGGGCCACCGCCCCGCACAAGGGCACCTTCCAGCTGTTCCTCACCAACAGCAGCTACGACCCCGCCAAGCCGCTGGCCTGGTCGAACCTCGACGCCCAACCCTTCGTCACGGTCACCGACCCGCAGCTCGTCGACGGCTCCTACGTACTGCCCGCCAAGATCCCCGCCGGGCGGACCGGACGCCAGCTGGTCTACGCGATCTGGCAGCGCTCGGACAGCCCGGAGGCCTTCTACTCCTGCTCCGACGTGGTCTTCGACGGCAGCGGCAGCGCCCCCGGCAGCACCCCCGTCCCGCCGGCCGGTGCCGGCGGCGGCCACTCCCACCCGGCCACCCCGACCGCCCCGGGCACCCCCGGCGCCCCGACCGCCGGTGCCTCCGCCCCGGGCACCCCGCCCGCACCCGCCGTCCCCGGCGGCAGCACCGCCGTACCCGCCGCCGCGGCCGGCACCACCGACCCGGCCTCGGGGCCCGCCCCCGCCGCCGTGCTCGCCGCCGGCTCCACGGCCACCGCCGGCGCCGCGTCCGGCGCCGCCGACCCCAGCACCGTCGCCGACGCCGAGAAGCTCGCCCAGACCGGCTCCGACCGCTCGCTCGGCATCCTCGCCTCGATCGGATCCGCCTTCCTGCTCGCCGGCGGCACCGTCTTCGCGCTGCGCCGCGGCCGCCGCACCCCCGGCGCCCACGCGCGCTGAAAACGCCGCCGCGGCCGTGGGGTGGCGGAGCGACGGGCGGCGGGCGCGGTGATTGAGTGGGACGCATGACCACCCCGCCCCGCCCCCCGTTCCGTGTCGGCCTGGTCGGTTACGGCCTGGCCGGCTCCGCCTTCCACGCGCCGCTGATCGCCACCACCCCCGGGCTACGGCTGGAGGCCGTGGTCACCGCCAACCCGGAACGCCGCGAGAAGCTCCGCGCGGAACACCCCGACGCCCGGGCCCTCGACACCCCCGAGGCCCTGTTCGCCGACCCGGACGCCCTCGACCTGGTCGTCGTCGCCTCCCCCAACCGCACCCACGTCCCGCTGGCCAGGGCCGCGCTCACGGCCGGGCTGGCCACCGTGGTCGACAAGCCGCTGGCCGCCACCGCGGCCGCCGCGCTGGACCTCTGCGAGTTCGCCGAGAACCGCGGCGTCCTGCTGTCGGTCTTCCAGAACCGCCGCTGGGACGGCGACTTCCTGACCGCCCGCCACCTGGTGGAGACCGGCGCCCTCGGACGCGTGCACCGCTTCGAGTCCCGGTTCGAACGGTTCCGGCCCAAGCCCAAGGCCGGCTGGCGCGAACTGGCCGACCCGGCCGAGGCCGGCGGCACCCTCTACGACCTCGGCAGCCACCTGGTCGACCAGGCCGTCGCCCTGTTCGGGCCGGTCGAGAGCGTGTACGCCGAGATCGACACCCGCCGGGACGGCGCCGTGGTCGACGACGACTCCTTCCTCGCCCTCACCCACGACGGCGGCGTCCGCTCCCACCTGTGGACCAGCGCCGTCACCCCGCTGGTCGGCCCGCGCCTGCGGGTGCTCGGCGACCGCGCCGGGTACGTCAAGTTCGGCATGGACCCGCAGGAGGACGAGCTGAGGGCCGGTCACCGGCCCGACGGGGCCCGCCCCTGGGGCGCCGACGACGAGGCCCACTTCGGCGCCTTCGGCACCAACGAGAACGCCGCGCCGCTCCGCACCCTCCCCGGCGACTACCCCGCCTACTACGCGGGCATCGCCGCCGCCCTGGCCGGCACCGCCCCGCCTCCGGTCGACCCCCGGGACGCGGTCACCACGCTGACCGTGCTGGAGGCGGCCCGCGCCAGCGCCGCCACCGGCACCGTCGTCAAGCTGCCCCGCTAGGCCGTCCCCGCGGCCCGGGCCGGGTCAGACCGCGATGACCTCGACCGCCGCGCCCAGCCCCCGGAAGTCAGCGATGTTGCGGGTGTACAGCGGCAGGCCGTTCGCCGAGGCCACGGCCGCGATCATCAGGTCGATCCGGCGCGGGCGCGGCTGGCGCCCCGCCGCGATGGTCAGCGCCACCAGGGTGCCGTACCGGGCGGCGGCGGCCGCGTCGAAGGGCAGCGGGTCGAAGTCCGCCGTCGCGGCCCCCAGCACCTCCAGCCGGGCCGAGCGGCTGAGCGGGTCACGGGCCATCGCGACACCCTGCTGCAGCTCCGCGAAGGTGATCGCGGTCAGCTCCGGGACGGCCGGCAGGTCCGCCGGGTCCAGCAGCGCCAGATCGATGTAGACGCAGGTGTCCAGCACCCCGGCGGGACGGCGCCGGACCACCTTGCGGCGTTCAGCCACGGGGACGCTCGAACGGGTCGTCGTCCTCGCCGAGCAGGTCCTCGGAGCCGAAGATCTCCTCGGCCTCCTTGCGCATCTGCTGGTAGTCGACCCTGGGCAGCCGGCCGTGCCGGGCCACCAGCTCCTCCGCGCTCAGCCGCCGCCGGCCGGAGACCGGCCGCAGTTCGGCGACCTCGACGCCGTTACGGGTGATGTGGAACGTCTCGCCCGCCTCCACCGCGTCCATCACCGCGGCGGAGTTGTTGCGGAACTCGCGCTGGGTAATCGTCTTCATCCCTCCACGGTAGCCCCGTGTAGCACCGATGGCTACACTCCCGCAACCGCTCGTGGGAACCGGCCCCGCACCCGTACCATCGTCCTCGACGACAGCACGCGCGGCCCCGCGCCCGCACCGCCCCGCCGACCGGCCGGGCCCGCACCAGGAGGAGGACGACGATGACCTTGCTCGCCGCCCTGCTCGGACTCCTGCGAGTCCTCACCGGCGAACTGCTCACCGGCTCGTCCGGCCTGACCGCCGTCGCGGCCGCCGCCGCCCTGGTGCTGCTCTCCGGCGTCGTCGCCGGCACCCTCGCCACCGGCCGGCTGCTCGGCGCCCGCGCCCCGGCCGCCGTCCGCGACGGGACCCTGCGCCGCCACGCGCTGCGCACCGCCTTCCTCCCGCAACGGGACCCGGACGCCCGCGGCCGCCGACGCCCCAGGGCACCGGGCGCGGCCCCGGCGGCCGCGTAACCACCCCACCGCACCAGCTCGCGGCCGTCCTCCGCCGACCTCTCGATCCCGAGACCCCGGAGGGCTCTCCTCACCATGTCCGTCCTGTCGATCCTCGACCCGGCGGTGGGCCTGGCCCACACCGCCGTGTCCGCGCTCGCGCACGTCCTGCCGACCGCCGCCGCGATCATCCTGTTCACCGTCTGCGTCCGGCTCGCCCTGCACCCGCTGGCCCGGGCCGCCGCCCGCGGCGAGAAGGCCCGCACCAGGCTCGCCCCGCAGGTGGCGGAGCTGAACCGCAAGCACAAGGGCAAGCCGGAGAAGCTCAAGGAGGCGCTCGCCGAGCTGTACCGGGAGGAGAAGGCGTCACCGTTCGCCGGATGCCTGCCGATGCTCGTGCAGATCCCGTTCTTCTCGGTGATGTACCGGCTCTTCACCACGCCCAACGACCTGCTCGACCACACCGTCCTCGGCGTCCCGCTCGGCATGCACGTGAGCGGCGCGCACGGCCCGGCGCAGCTGGCGGTGTTCGGCGTCCTGTACGCGGCGCTGGCGGCCGTCGGCTACGCCAACTTCCGCCGGGCCCGGCGCACCGGCCTGCCCGGCGCCACCACCGCGGCGGGCGCCGCACCGGCCCCCGGGGCGGCGCTGCTCCCGTACCTGTCCTTCGGCACGGTGCTGTTCGCCGCGCTCGTGCCGCTGGCGGCCGGGCTCTACCTGGTCACCACCACCGCCTGGAGCTCCGCCGAGCGCGCGTGGCTGCACCGCGGCACCCCGGCACCGGCGCTGCCGGCCGCACCGGAGGCCGGGCCGGAGCAGCCCGTGAAGCTCGCCAAGCCCGTGCGGAACACGAAGGCGGCGCGGGGCGCGAAGCCCGGCGCGCCCGCCCGGGCGGGCGCGACCGGTGGGGCGGGCGCCGCGAAGGTCCCGGGGGCCAGGAAGGCGCCCCGGGCCGCCAGGCCCTCCGCCGGCAACGTCAGGGCGGCCGGCGCCGGCAAGGCGGCCGAGCCGGCCGGGGCCGCGGAGTCCGGCTGACGCGGCGGTGGGCCCGCCCCCGTGCGGGGCAGGCCCACCGGGGCCGGACGGGACGTGCCCGACGGGACTGCCGGACGGGGCCCGGGGCTCAGCCCCGGGTCCACCCCGCCAGGTAGGCGTCGATCTCGCCGGCCAGCCTGGTCTTGCCGGCGGTGTCCAGGAAGGACGCCTCGACGGCGTTCTTCGCCAGCCCGGCGACACCGGCCTCGTCGAGGCCGAGCAGTCGGGCCGCGACGCCGTACTCGGTGTTCAGGTCGGTGCCGAACATCGGCGGGTCGTCACTGTTCACGGTGACCAGCAGCCCGGCGTCGACCATCTGCCGGATCGGGTGCTCCTCCATCCGCTCCACCACCCGGGTGGCGAGGTTGGAGGTGGGGCAGACCTCCAGCGGGATCCGGTGCTCGCCCAGCCAGTCGACCAGCGCCGGGTCCTTCACCGACTGGGTGCCGTGGCCGATCCGCTCCGCGCCGAGCAGCCGCACGGCGTCCCAGACGGTCTCCGGGCCGGTGCTCTCACCGGCGTGCGGCACGCTGTGCAGGCCGGCCGCCCGGGCCCGGTCGAAGTACGGCTTGAACTGCGGGCGGGGCACACCGATCTCGGGGCCGCCCAGGCCGAAGCTGACCAGGCCCTCGGGGGCGAGGTCGACGGCGAGCCGGGTGGTCTCCTCGGCGGAGGCGAGGCCCGCCTCGCCCGGGATGTCGAAGCACCAGCGGAGCACCACGCCGAGGTCCTTCTCGGCCGACTTGCGGGCGTCCTCGATCGCCTCCATGAAGGCGACGTCGGGGATGCCCCGGCGGACCGAGGAGTACGGCGTGACGGTCAGCTCGGCGTAGCGGATCTGCTGGCGGGCCATGTCCTCGGCGACGCCGTAGGTCAGCGCCCGGACGTCCTCGGCGTCGCGGATCAGGTCGACGACGCTGAGGTAGACCTCGATGAAGTGGGCGAAGTCGGTGAAGGTGAAGTACTCGGCGAGCGCGGCCGGGTCGGTCGGCACCTTCGAGCCGCGGTGGCGGGCGGCCAGTTCGGCGACCACCCGGGGTGAGGCCGATCCGACGTGGTGGACGTGCAGCTCCGCCTTGGGCATGCCCGCGATGAACGCCTCGATGCCGCTCTTCCCGTCCGGCTGGACCACGGTGTGACTCTCTCTCTACGCGCGTCTCATCAGTTCCCGCAAGGCTACGCGAGCCTCCCGCGGCACCGGGAACGCACGCGCCACGGCGGGTGCGCCGGGCTCAGCCGCCGAGGGCCACCGCGACCGTGTGGATCAGCAGGCCGGCCAGGGCGCCGACCACCGTGCCGTTGATCCGGATGAACTGGAGGTCCCGGCCGACGTTGGCCTCGATCTTGCGGGAGGCGTCCTCGGCGTTCCAGCCGGCGACCGTCTCGGAGATCAGCGAGGTGATCTCGTCCCGGTAGGTGTCCACCACGTACTGCGCGGCGTCCTGCAGCCAGGTGTCGGCCTTGCCCTGCAACCGGGTGTCGGTGGCCAGCCGGGCGCCGAAGTCGCGGACGCCCCGGGTGATGCGCAGCCGCAGTTCGCTGTCCTCGTCCTCGGCGGCGGTCATCACCAGCGAGCGGACGGCGGCCCAGGTGGAGGCGATCAGGTCCTGCACCTCGGCGCGGGCGAGCAGGTCGGCCTTGGCGCGCTCCACCCGGGCGATGGTCTCCGGGTCCTGCTGGAGCTCGGCGGCGAAGTCGGCGAGGAAGTTGTCGACGGCCCCCCGGGCCGGGTGCAGCGGGTCGTCCCGGATGTCGGTGACGAACCGCATCAGCTCCTTGTAGACCCGCTCGCCGACCTGGTGGTCGATGAACCGGGGCGTCCAGCCGGGGGTCTTCTGGGTGACCCGCTGGACGACCTCCTCGTGGTTCTCGGTCAGCCAGTCGTGCACCCGGACGGCCACCAGGTCCACCACCCCGTGGTGGCCGCCGTCGGCGACCACCTTGCCGAGCATCCGGCCCATCGGCTCGGCCACCGAGGTCGCCGACGCCCGCCGGGTGACGGCCTCGCTGACCACCGCCTGGACGTCCTCGTCCCGCAGCACCGCGAGCAGTCCGCGCAGCGCCGCCGAGGCCTCCTTGGTGACCCGCTCGGCGCTGCCCGGGGCGGCCAGCCACTCGCCGAGGCGCCGGGCGATGCCCAGCGCGGCCAGCCGGCGGCGGACCACCTGGCCGGAGAGGAAGTTGTCGCCCACGAAGTCGCCCAGGGACTTGCCGAAGGCGTCCTTCTTGGTCGGGATGATCGCGGTGTGCGGGATGGGCAGGCCGAACGGGCGGCGGAACAGCGCGGTCACCGCGAACCAGTCGGCGAGCGCGCCCACCATGCCGGCCTCGGCGGCCGCCGCCAGATAGCCGGCCCAGGCGCCGGCACCGGAGGCCTTCGCCCAGGTCGCCAGGGCGAAGACCAGGCTCGCGAAGGCCAGCAGGCCGGTCGCGATGGCCTTCATCCGCCGCACGCCGCGGCTCTTCTCCTCGTCGGCCGCGGTGAACCTCACACCGGGGCCCGCTCCGTCGGACGCTTCGTCGCTCACCCCGCCAGTCTGCCCCGTACCCGGCGCGCGTGATCCTCCCCACCCCTCCCCCGCGCGCCGTGCGCCCCGCGGGCCCCGTCGCGCCGGACCCGGATGAACGGCCGTCAGGCGGCCCCGGACCTGCCGGGGCCGCCCGCGGGCCGGGGTGGGGCCGGCTCAGCCGATCGCCACCCGGGCGTACATCTTGGCGATCACGTCCTCGATGGCCGGCTCGCGGACCGAAAGGTCGACCAGGGGGTAGCGCTCCGCGACCGCGGCCACCACCGGCGCGGCGCTCTGCTGCGCGGGGAAGGCCAGCCACTGGCGCGGCCCGTCCACCTTGACCACCCGGGCGCCGGGCACGTCGATCGGCGGGCGGGCCTCGGCGAGGTCGACCACCAGGGTGCGTTCGCTCATCCCCACCGCGTGCAGCCCGGCCAGGTCGCCGTCGTGCACCAGCCGGCCGTGGTCGATCACCATGACCCGGTCGCAGAGCTGCTCGATGTCCACCAGGTCGTGGGTGGTGAGGAGCACGGTGGTGCCCTGCTCGCGGTTGACCTGGCGCAGGAACTCCCGGACCCGTCCCTTGCTGACCACGTCCAGGCCGATGGTCGGCTCGTCCAGGTAGAGCACCTGCGGGTCGTGCAGCAGCGCGGCGGCGAGGTCGCCGCGCATCCGCTGGCCCAGCGAGAGCTGGCGCACCGGGGTGTCCAGCAGGCCGCCGAGTTCGAGGAGTTCGACGCAGCGGGCCAGGTTGGCCCGGTAGCGGGCGTCGGGGATGCGGTAGATCCGGCGGGCCAGCTCGTAGGAGTCGCGCAGCGGGAGGTCCCACCAGAGGGTGGTGCGCTGGCCGAAGACCACGCCGATCCGGCGGGCGAGCGCGGTGCGCTCCCGGGCCGGGTCGACACCGGCCACCCGCAGTTGTCCGGAGGAGGGGACGAGGATGCCGGTGAGCATCTTGATGGTGGTGGACTTCCCGGCGCCGTTGGGGCCGATGTAGCCGACACAGGCGCCGGCCTCGATGTCGAAGGTCAGCCCGTCCACGGCGTGGACCTCGCGTTTCTCGCGCCGCAGTCGGCCGGTACGCGTGCGGACGGTGAAGCTGCGGCGGACGTCGTCGAGTTCGATCAGTGCCATGCCTGGGTCCTTTCGCTGGGCCGGCGGTGCTGGAGCCGGCTTCGGGGGGTGCTGGAGAGCGGTGCCGGGTGCTGAAGGGCGGTGGTGGGGCGTGTGCCGGGGGCGGTCAGCTGCCGGTGCCCCGGTAGGCCCGCAGCCCGGCCCGCCAGAGCAGCCCCGCCACGTAGGCGCAGAGCGCGGCGGCCACCGGCGAGGCGTACTGGAAGGCGGCGGGTAGTCCGAGCGGGTCGGGGCGGTCGAGGATCCGCAGGGCGGGCAGCCAGTTGACGAAGGCCAGCGGGATCCCGAACACGACCCCGGCCACCAGCTCCTTGGCGAAGATCGTCGGCGGGTAGTGCAGCAGCGTGGCGCCGCCGTAGGTGAAGGAGTTCTGGATCTCCTTGGCCTCGCCCCACCAGAACTGCAGGGTGGCGAAGCCGATGAAGAGCGCCGAGAAGATGACCGTCCCGCAGAGCAGCAGGACGGGCACCAGCAGCACGCGGTCCCAGGTCCACGCCACGTCCAGCGCGGTCAGTGACCAGGCCAGCACGGCGGCGGCCTGCACCGGGCGGCCGAGCCGGCGCAGCGAGAACCGCTCGGCGCAGAGCTGGGCGAGCGCGGGGGCGGGCCGGATCAGCATGGTGTCGAGGGTGCCGGCGCGGATCCGCGCGCCGAGCGCGTCGGTGCTGCCGACGAAGAGGTTGGCCATGCCGAGGGCGATGCCGGACGTCCCGTA
Protein-coding regions in this window:
- a CDS encoding DUF6412 domain-containing protein, with product MTLLAALLGLLRVLTGELLTGSSGLTAVAAAAALVLLSGVVAGTLATGRLLGARAPAAVRDGTLRRHALRTAFLPQRDPDARGRRRPRAPGAAPAAA
- a CDS encoding YidC/Oxa1 family membrane protein insertase, which codes for MSVLSILDPAVGLAHTAVSALAHVLPTAAAIILFTVCVRLALHPLARAAARGEKARTRLAPQVAELNRKHKGKPEKLKEALAELYREEKASPFAGCLPMLVQIPFFSVMYRLFTTPNDLLDHTVLGVPLGMHVSGAHGPAQLAVFGVLYAALAAVGYANFRRARRTGLPGATTAAGAAPAPGAALLPYLSFGTVLFAALVPLAAGLYLVTTTAWSSAERAWLHRGTPAPALPAAPEAGPEQPVKLAKPVRNTKAARGAKPGAPARAGATGGAGAAKVPGARKAPRAARPSAGNVRAAGAGKAAEPAGAAESG
- a CDS encoding adenosine deaminase produces the protein MVQPDGKSGIEAFIAGMPKAELHVHHVGSASPRVVAELAARHRGSKVPTDPAALAEYFTFTDFAHFIEVYLSVVDLIRDAEDVRALTYGVAEDMARQQIRYAELTVTPYSSVRRGIPDVAFMEAIEDARKSAEKDLGVVLRWCFDIPGEAGLASAEETTRLAVDLAPEGLVSFGLGGPEIGVPRPQFKPYFDRARAAGLHSVPHAGESTGPETVWDAVRLLGAERIGHGTQSVKDPALVDWLGEHRIPLEVCPTSNLATRVVERMEEHPIRQMVDAGLLVTVNSDDPPMFGTDLNTEYGVAARLLGLDEAGVAGLAKNAVEASFLDTAGKTRLAGEIDAYLAGWTRG
- a CDS encoding DUF445 domain-containing protein, producing MSDEASDGAGPGVRFTAADEEKSRGVRRMKAIATGLLAFASLVFALATWAKASGAGAWAGYLAAAAEAGMVGALADWFAVTALFRRPFGLPIPHTAIIPTKKDAFGKSLGDFVGDNFLSGQVVRRRLAALGIARRLGEWLAAPGSAERVTKEASAALRGLLAVLRDEDVQAVVSEAVTRRASATSVAEPMGRMLGKVVADGGHHGVVDLVAVRVHDWLTENHEEVVQRVTQKTPGWTPRFIDHQVGERVYKELMRFVTDIRDDPLHPARGAVDNFLADFAAELQQDPETIARVERAKADLLARAEVQDLIASTWAAVRSLVMTAAEDEDSELRLRITRGVRDFGARLATDTRLQGKADTWLQDAAQYVVDTYRDEITSLISETVAGWNAEDASRKIEANVGRDLQFIRINGTVVGALAGLLIHTVAVALGG
- a CDS encoding ABC transporter ATP-binding protein; amino-acid sequence: MALIELDDVRRSFTVRTRTGRLRREKREVHAVDGLTFDIEAGACVGYIGPNGAGKSTTIKMLTGILVPSSGQLRVAGVDPARERTALARRIGVVFGQRTTLWWDLPLRDSYELARRIYRIPDARYRANLARCVELLELGGLLDTPVRQLSLGQRMRGDLAAALLHDPQVLYLDEPTIGLDVVSKGRVREFLRQVNREQGTTVLLTTHDLVDIEQLCDRVMVIDHGRLVHDGDLAGLHAVGMSERTLVVDLAEARPPIDVPGARVVKVDGPRQWLAFPAQQSAAPVVAAVAERYPLVDLSVREPAIEDVIAKMYARVAIG
- a CDS encoding ABC transporter permease; this encodes MAGMWTRAVMSYRASFVLMLAANIMITSLDFLVVVLMFQHTDQLGGWTLPELGFLYGTSGIALGMANLFVGSTDALGARIRAGTLDTMLIRPAPALAQLCAERFSLRRLGRPVQAAAVLAWSLTALDVAWTWDRVLLVPVLLLCGTVIFSALFIGFATLQFWWGEAKEIQNSFTYGGATLLHYPPTIFAKELVAGVVFGIPLAFVNWLPALRILDRPDPLGLPAAFQYASPVAAALCAYVAGLLWRAGLRAYRGTGS